The nucleotide sequence ATTGATGATGGTGCCCTTACCCGAGAGAGAAGTTACCCAAACATTGTTATTCTGATCTAAATAAGGATTTCTAGTATTTACAATGACAATAGATAACGAAACTCATGGCCATATGTTTGAATCTCTACCATTTTAGCTAAAGGAacttttgcttttcttttcaAACATTCCATAACCATAGCCTTCAGGCTCCCTGATCGTGGCAACTGGCTGTAGATCCATTCCAAAAGAGATTCAATATCATCTGCAAAATCTTTCATGTGCCATTGAAGAAGCTGTGGAAcaataatctttttcttgctggAAACACCTACGGAAGCTTCTAAATACTCCACTCTTGCTCTTCCTAAATCATTCACCACCTCATCTGCTGTATAGACTCTAAGCTGCACATGAATACCAAGCTTATCATCCATCCATTTTCAATGGTCAAGATAAACTATGTTTGTACACTTACTGCTGGTGAAGACCAACTTCCGCGGCAAAGTGCAAATGTCACGTTAGGCTCTGAATATCCTAAACCATAAGTGTGCCGCAGGAGAGTTTCTTTCTCATCAAGTGAATCCTTAATTTCATGAAGATGTTGATTACCTTATTGGGCACTTATGTATATTTTGTaggttataaaatatgtataagcTTACATGTTCTGGTTCACAAGGATGCCGTAAGACAAAATGTTCAATTGCCAAAGCGTTGAGAACTATGCCACCGACGTTAAGTGAAgcctaacaaaataaaaaaagaacacaTTCATATGGTTGGATGCTTATTTACAACTGAAGATAAACTTTTTATTCAAAACCTTACCTTGTTCATCAATGTAAGTAGTTTATTGTGTGATGAAGGTAACCCATACTCAAGAAAAGCCTATAATTAGAAATATAATTCGATTTTAAGTCTAATTTTTTTGTGGTATATATAACAAAAGgttcaataatttattttgtaactgtGGCCGTACATGCATGATACAAGCGTTGTAGATATTGATCCAGAAAGCGAGTTTTTGCTTGTAGGTCAAGAAAGTTAAATCCACCTCTGATAGTTTTTCCATCAAAACACTATTAAACACGCATAGATAGTCAATAAACCACTTTCATCAACAATTATACTATCTGATTAGATCATTTCAGTATATTAAATCCAGAGAATGTAAAAGTAGAATACCTCAAGCGTGGAACAGCCGGTGAACAATAATATGTGAGACTGGTCACATCGATGGAACTTCTTGAAATGTGAATGAAGTTCTTGTAAGGACCAATATCCCTAGTGAATCCTCCACTTGAGTCTGGTAAGACGTGGTAAGGATCAAGATTCATTGCATTCTGATAATGACTATATGTGTTTGATTTCCGGCTACAAGAAGAAGGCCGTCTCGAAAACTCGACATCCCCTTTGGTCTTTGATGAAACTTGATTCAGTTCTAAGTATATGCTTATGAGACAGTTTATGAGTTGTTCTGATACTTCGTTTGGGTCTTCTTTGCTCTTCACTTCCACAAGCCTAAGCCCCTTTCTTACTCTACCCATGTGTGGTCTCGATAATCCATCATATTCATCTGGCAAGTAAAACGACGAATCTGAGTGCAATGTGAAGTATACGAGTAATGTAGAATATAAACTTCCACATAGGGAGTTTCGATGGAACATGAGTAATATTAAGGGACTTGAGCCAATTCACTCATGATGGACCAGatgtattttagttttgtttggtttgattttgaaGATAAATTTTAGTTTGAGAAATTTCGGTTTGGTTACTAAAGGACAACCTTATTGATAGTTTCTAAGGATTGCATTAATTACAAAACTTAGAAaa is from Brassica napus cultivar Da-Ae chromosome A4, Da-Ae, whole genome shotgun sequence and encodes:
- the LOC106450270 gene encoding uncharacterized protein LOC106450270, encoding MKFEKLFMEASLQYSNKRNDLEEGVMHLKERLEEEEALSRSLRSAFDGSVVSLPSLSSLFLPPQFREIIQELALVEAEILCLDRKIEELKLKLCYEQRQTQELTEQKRTLARQNHVRRKSLQLRHDLQQRSFSHHYQRSALDTVSSTHSRLSFSYAPDFLDATSSGGFTDEYDGLSRPHMGRVRKGLRLVEVKSKEDPNEVSEQLINCLISIYLELNQVSSKTKGDVEFSRRPSSCSRKSNTYSHYQNAMNLDPYHVLPDSSGGFTRDIGPYKNFIHISRSSIDVTSLTYYCSPAVPRLSVLMEKLSEVDLTFLTYKQKLAFWINIYNACIMHAFLEYGLPSSHNKLLTLMNKASLNVGGIVLNALAIEHFVLRHPCEPEHDSLDEKETLLRHTYGLGYSEPNVTFALCRGSWSSPALRVYTADEVVNDLGRARVEYLEASVGVSSKKKIIVPQLLQWHMKDFADDIESLLEWIYSQLPRSGSLKAMVMECLKRKAKVPLAKMVEIQTYGHEFRYLLSL